One genomic segment of Paenibacillus xylanexedens includes these proteins:
- a CDS encoding LacI family DNA-binding transcriptional regulator gives MNIKTIASLAGVSVATVSKIINNYPDISEETRQRVLKIMEETGYRPSSSAKTLATKKSSLVGVVFAGKLNVDFSHPFFVQVINAFKKQIGLLGYDLLFFSNEKFLDQGEDYLARSKYFQVDGCIIIAGDEVESSIFDLDASPIPCIGIDIELTGQSSCYIMSDNDKISTKVVEQFYMNGYRDVGFIGLERASLVMQQREMAFKRSLNQFSLDEKPEWVVYSKDYAAADGYEAAKKMLACKTLPRAVFAATDLLAFGAIRAFKEVGLRIPEDIAVAGCDDIEACRYTDPPLTTVKQDTDKIGRLAAMILFDLMNKQMDNRCIKVEPELVVRQSCGTAMLLAQEI, from the coding sequence ATGAATATCAAAACGATAGCGAGTTTAGCCGGCGTGTCTGTAGCCACGGTGTCCAAGATTATCAATAACTATCCAGATATTAGCGAGGAAACGCGCCAGCGTGTGCTTAAAATTATGGAAGAGACAGGCTATCGTCCATCTTCTTCAGCCAAAACACTGGCAACCAAAAAATCCAGCCTCGTTGGCGTTGTGTTTGCAGGGAAGCTGAACGTGGATTTCAGCCACCCTTTCTTCGTACAGGTTATCAATGCGTTTAAGAAACAAATTGGCTTGCTTGGATACGATCTACTCTTCTTCTCAAATGAGAAGTTTCTGGATCAGGGTGAGGACTACTTGGCGAGATCCAAGTATTTTCAAGTGGATGGCTGTATTATTATTGCGGGGGATGAGGTCGAGAGCAGCATATTCGACCTGGATGCCAGCCCGATTCCTTGTATCGGAATAGATATCGAGCTAACAGGACAAAGCTCCTGTTACATCATGTCCGATAACGATAAGATCTCAACCAAAGTTGTAGAACAATTTTATATGAACGGTTATCGAGATGTTGGTTTTATCGGGCTGGAGCGCGCCTCTCTTGTGATGCAACAGAGAGAGATGGCTTTCAAACGTTCACTAAATCAGTTTAGTCTTGATGAAAAGCCCGAGTGGGTTGTATACAGCAAAGATTATGCCGCAGCGGATGGATACGAAGCGGCCAAGAAAATGCTTGCCTGCAAGACTCTGCCACGTGCCGTGTTTGCAGCCACAGATCTACTTGCCTTTGGAGCTATTCGCGCCTTTAAGGAAGTGGGGTTACGCATTCCAGAAGATATAGCTGTGGCAGGTTGTGACGACATCGAAGCCTGCCGTTATACCGATCCACCGCTAACAACCGTCAAGCAGGATACGGACAAAATTGGACGCCTTGCTGCCATGATTCTGTTTGATCTGATGAACAAACAAATGGATAATCGTTGCATTAAAGTAGAGCCGGAACTGGTTGTGCGTCAATCCTGTGGCACAGCCATGCTGCTGGCACAGGAAATCTGA
- a CDS encoding MraY family glycosyltransferase — MVYILAFIVSFAVVVLLIPPLGRLAHRLDFVDKPREDVERKLHRQPIPLTASYAIFTGFFLTYIALTKEITWETAALVAGGMLLLTIGTVDDWYKTKGKDFPALPKMLVQVSAAVLVFASGIAFTGFVNPFNAEYVMLPIWLQFILTILWIFGVTTVINFSDGMDGLAGGLSAISAITLFIVALAKGQSDSALMSIILVGVTIGYLKYNKAPAKVFMGDAGATFLGFILAVIALDGAFKQATMLSIFIPILALGVPIFDNIFVVIKRFIQGKAIYQADASQAHYRLLRAGLNQNQVVGVLYLVSTCLCLSSIILMLVEL; from the coding sequence ATGGTATACATACTGGCTTTTATAGTGTCTTTTGCTGTCGTGGTTCTGCTTATTCCACCGCTTGGTCGATTGGCTCACCGGCTCGATTTTGTGGACAAGCCTCGGGAAGATGTGGAGCGTAAGCTACACAGGCAACCTATCCCGCTCACGGCGAGTTACGCGATATTTACTGGATTTTTCCTGACATACATTGCTCTGACCAAAGAAATCACATGGGAAACAGCGGCTCTGGTCGCTGGTGGTATGCTTCTGCTAACGATTGGTACCGTCGACGACTGGTACAAAACAAAAGGCAAAGATTTTCCTGCCCTACCCAAAATGCTCGTACAAGTCTCTGCGGCAGTACTCGTATTTGCTTCTGGCATTGCGTTCACCGGATTTGTGAATCCCTTCAACGCGGAATATGTCATGCTTCCGATCTGGCTGCAATTCATTCTCACGATCCTGTGGATCTTCGGGGTGACAACAGTCATCAACTTCTCGGACGGCATGGACGGACTGGCTGGCGGGTTATCGGCCATCTCGGCAATTACCCTGTTCATCGTGGCGCTCGCCAAAGGTCAAAGTGATTCCGCACTCATGTCGATCATTCTGGTCGGTGTAACGATTGGTTATCTGAAGTACAACAAAGCTCCTGCCAAAGTGTTCATGGGTGATGCAGGCGCTACGTTCCTTGGCTTCATTCTGGCGGTTATCGCTCTGGATGGTGCATTCAAACAAGCAACCATGTTGTCCATCTTCATTCCGATTCTGGCGCTGGGTGTACCGATCTTCGACAACATCTTTGTCGTTATCAAACGTTTCATTCAAGGTAAAGCGATCTATCAGGCCGATGCAAGTCAAGCTCATTATCGGTTGCTGCGTGCCGGATTGAATCAAAATCAGGTGGTGGGTGTACTGTATCTAGTCAGCACATGTCTGTGTCTATCCTCCATTATTCTGATGTTAGTGGAGTTATAA
- a CDS encoding carbohydrate ABC transporter permease, with the protein MATKHLKSLVLYTGLIGGMLISMFPFYWLIVMSTRTTSDIYKFPPQLWFGGELWNNITRVLQQIDFWGAFLNTLFVSGLVTILVLFFDSLAGFAFAKFEFPGKKWLFILLLATMMVPSQLSLVPSFVLMATFGWVGSFKALIIPGMVNAFGIFWIRQYATESIPNDLLDAGRIDGCNFFRLYWNVALPILRPAFAFLGAFTFIGVWNDYLWPLIVLTDERKYTLQIALSQLNGLYNTDYAMVIAGTLLAVIPLIVMFLFISRQFISDIAAGAVKD; encoded by the coding sequence ATGGCGACCAAACACCTCAAATCGCTGGTGTTGTATACCGGTCTTATCGGGGGCATGCTCATATCCATGTTCCCGTTCTATTGGCTGATTGTAATGTCCACCCGGACAACGTCCGATATCTACAAGTTCCCACCCCAGCTCTGGTTCGGCGGTGAACTGTGGAATAATATTACGCGGGTGTTGCAGCAGATTGACTTCTGGGGCGCCTTTCTGAATACGTTGTTTGTGTCAGGCCTTGTGACCATTCTGGTGCTGTTTTTTGACTCACTGGCGGGGTTTGCGTTTGCGAAGTTTGAATTTCCCGGCAAAAAGTGGCTCTTCATCCTGCTGCTCGCCACCATGATGGTACCTTCCCAGCTGTCGCTGGTGCCTTCCTTCGTACTCATGGCTACGTTCGGTTGGGTCGGTTCCTTCAAAGCCCTCATTATTCCGGGCATGGTGAACGCCTTCGGTATCTTCTGGATTCGCCAGTATGCGACCGAGTCGATTCCGAACGATCTGCTGGATGCTGGCCGGATCGACGGCTGTAATTTCTTCCGACTTTATTGGAACGTGGCGTTGCCAATTCTGCGACCTGCCTTTGCTTTCCTCGGCGCGTTCACCTTTATCGGCGTATGGAATGATTATCTGTGGCCTTTGATCGTCCTGACGGATGAACGCAAATACACGTTGCAGATTGCGTTGTCTCAATTAAACGGGTTGTATAACACAGACTATGCAATGGTTATCGCTGGTACGTTGCTTGCCGTCATTCCGCTCATCGTTATGTTCCTGTTCATCAGCCGCCAGTTTATCTCGGATATCGCGGCAGGAGCAGTGAAGGACTAA
- a CDS encoding carbohydrate ABC transporter permease, with product MKQSQTSRMVSYVIVLLMLALYVFPLFYLFNVSMKTQTEYLLDPVALTEGIRLENFSEAWNKGNFSQYMWNSVLYTGMSTLLTLILSIFAAFPLARRYVKFSTLIYIFFLISMYLPNPLIPQFSLINNLGLYNTQIGYILLKTTGTGIAFLMFVGYIKSISRELDEASAMDGCGYTRYLFTILVPLMKPILATGIILTAIGVWNDIIGPTIYLSDPNYQPVTKGLFTFYGQYMNNWPLLACGILIVTLPLVVLYVALQRFIVGGAMAGAVKS from the coding sequence ATGAAACAGAGCCAAACGTCCAGAATGGTCAGCTACGTTATCGTTCTGCTCATGCTTGCGTTGTACGTTTTCCCTCTATTCTATCTGTTCAATGTATCCATGAAGACACAGACAGAGTATCTGCTCGATCCTGTAGCTCTTACTGAAGGGATCCGGCTTGAGAACTTTTCCGAAGCATGGAACAAAGGGAACTTCTCTCAGTATATGTGGAACAGTGTGCTCTATACAGGGATGTCCACCCTGCTGACGTTGATTTTATCTATATTTGCTGCATTCCCGCTCGCACGCAGATATGTTAAATTCAGCACACTCATTTATATTTTCTTTCTGATTTCCATGTACCTTCCCAACCCGCTCATTCCGCAGTTTTCCCTGATCAATAATCTGGGTCTTTACAATACCCAAATCGGGTACATCTTATTGAAGACGACAGGTACGGGCATTGCCTTTCTCATGTTTGTGGGTTATATCAAATCAATATCGCGTGAACTGGATGAGGCCTCTGCCATGGACGGGTGCGGGTATACAAGGTATCTGTTCACTATCCTTGTTCCGTTAATGAAACCAATCCTGGCAACAGGTATTATTCTTACCGCGATTGGTGTATGGAACGATATTATCGGGCCGACCATTTATTTATCTGATCCGAATTATCAGCCGGTAACCAAAGGACTCTTTACATTTTATGGACAGTACATGAACAACTGGCCGCTGCTCGCGTGTGGCATTCTGATTGTTACCTTGCCACTGGTTGTCCTGTATGTTGCTTTGCAACGTTTCATTGTTGGAGGTGCTATGGCAGGGGCTGTTAAATCGTAA
- a CDS encoding nuclear transport factor 2 family protein, whose protein sequence is MSTMSTTTLLNNYFRLFDASRTDARAMQDLLSLFTPDAEIVLNGTSRSGFDGFMKAFYEYNKDVKHMWDGWVQQPDGSYQTNWAVCGQAADGTVYAKAGIDIARVNDAGQIVYLENVQADQNAFSKYNQ, encoded by the coding sequence ATGAGTACTATGAGTACCACTACACTGTTGAACAACTATTTCCGTTTATTTGATGCTTCACGCACAGACGCGCGCGCCATGCAGGACTTATTGTCCCTGTTTACACCGGATGCAGAGATTGTGCTTAACGGCACCAGCAGATCAGGGTTTGATGGTTTTATGAAAGCTTTCTACGAATACAATAAGGATGTAAAACATATGTGGGACGGGTGGGTGCAACAGCCTGACGGCAGCTACCAAACCAACTGGGCGGTATGCGGACAAGCGGCAGACGGAACGGTATATGCCAAAGCAGGCATCGATATCGCACGTGTAAATGATGCGGGACAGATTGTGTATCTGGAGAATGTACAGGCCGACCAGAATGCGTTCAGCAAGTATAATCAGTAA
- a CDS encoding ABC transporter substrate-binding protein codes for MKKMTLAFVLVSALLCVLAACSSSSSESEGTQATDSSKKVTLKIIHWQQENINNYIKEFNTKFEAKYPDVKVEYTTVPADATYDQLMQTRMNAGSNGDVDIIPLKSSFVGAPQEWSSGAADPMWKQWIDAGLISDLSDQSFIKNYNEADVQNAMTYNDKVYGVNMGKVAFTGLFYNKELFAKYNLEIPTTWDELQHVIKVFKDNGVEALGLAGKDVWPIGLAVQGLQASIHEDQLAYIKGLWTGETKLTDPVQLEVLQKSQDLMNNAMPGFMGIDYGTLPSLFATGKVAMIADGTWDATTIQTANPDLKFGYFPIPGSNDAAKNKNLAGKYDMTWMVVDNSPNKDYAMKWLDMLSEKENYTEFVNAAGFLPTQPDVEMTSEFIQGIQPYLEDFKLSWDQLFINRQNVGQYISEASVHAEMLKPAGPIATPEELAGKSQADWDAAAPK; via the coding sequence ATGAAGAAAATGACTTTAGCCTTTGTACTTGTATCCGCTTTATTATGTGTGCTCGCCGCTTGTAGTAGCAGCTCTTCGGAATCAGAAGGAACTCAGGCTACAGACAGCAGCAAAAAAGTTACCTTGAAGATCATTCACTGGCAGCAAGAGAATATTAACAACTACATCAAAGAGTTTAATACGAAATTTGAAGCGAAATATCCGGACGTAAAGGTGGAGTATACTACCGTTCCGGCAGACGCGACTTACGATCAGTTGATGCAAACACGGATGAACGCCGGAAGTAATGGGGACGTGGATATCATTCCACTCAAATCAAGCTTTGTAGGCGCTCCGCAGGAATGGTCCAGTGGTGCTGCTGATCCGATGTGGAAGCAATGGATCGATGCCGGGTTAATCAGTGATCTGTCTGATCAATCTTTTATCAAAAACTACAATGAAGCGGATGTACAGAACGCAATGACGTATAACGATAAGGTGTACGGTGTAAACATGGGCAAGGTGGCATTCACAGGACTGTTCTACAATAAGGAACTCTTCGCAAAATATAATCTGGAAATCCCTACAACCTGGGATGAATTGCAACATGTTATCAAAGTGTTCAAAGACAATGGTGTCGAAGCGCTGGGACTGGCGGGTAAAGATGTATGGCCAATAGGTCTTGCGGTGCAAGGGCTTCAGGCCTCTATTCATGAAGATCAGCTTGCTTATATCAAAGGTCTATGGACTGGTGAAACCAAGCTGACTGATCCGGTTCAACTTGAAGTCTTGCAGAAATCTCAGGATCTGATGAACAATGCAATGCCTGGTTTCATGGGTATTGACTACGGAACATTGCCCAGTTTGTTCGCTACAGGCAAGGTGGCTATGATTGCTGACGGCACTTGGGATGCAACAACAATTCAAACGGCCAACCCTGATCTGAAGTTTGGATATTTCCCAATTCCAGGTAGCAATGATGCAGCCAAGAACAAAAATCTGGCGGGTAAATACGATATGACCTGGATGGTGGTGGATAACTCACCGAACAAGGATTACGCAATGAAATGGCTTGATATGTTATCGGAGAAAGAGAACTACACGGAATTTGTGAATGCAGCCGGCTTCCTGCCTACACAGCCTGATGTGGAGATGACAAGTGAGTTTATCCAAGGCATTCAGCCTTACCTGGAGGACTTTAAACTTTCTTGGGATCAGTTGTTCATTAACCGTCAGAATGTAGGACAGTACATTTCTGAGGCCAGCGTTCACGCAGAGATGCTCAAGCCAGCCGGACCGATTGCAACACCGGAAGAGCTTGCAGGTAAATCCCAAGCGGACTGGGATGCTGCTGCTCCAAAGTAA
- a CDS encoding ArsR/SmtB family transcription factor has product MRTPTIPMASELKLTTVCNALGDPIRMKIAHCLASSGEKNCSAFEVDHISKSTLSHHIKILREAGVIQPRIEGKQHFYSLRKDELNTRFPGLVEMILNTTEEYVTQAPDKLN; this is encoded by the coding sequence ATGAGAACTCCAACGATACCTATGGCTTCGGAATTGAAGCTGACCACGGTCTGCAATGCATTGGGCGATCCGATCCGCATGAAAATTGCACACTGTCTGGCCAGCTCTGGCGAGAAAAACTGTTCCGCCTTTGAAGTAGACCATATTTCCAAATCCACGTTGTCCCATCACATCAAAATTTTACGTGAAGCTGGCGTAATCCAGCCACGCATTGAAGGTAAACAGCACTTCTACTCCCTACGAAAGGACGAACTAAACACACGTTTTCCAGGCCTCGTTGAGATGATTCTGAATACAACCGAGGAATACGTAACACAGGCCCCAGATAAATTGAACTGA
- the gntK gene encoding gluconokinase, which translates to MASSPYMIGVDIGTTSTKAVLFEQNGTIVAQGSADYPLHTPTPAIAEQDAEDIFKAVIESVKQATSKAGVKPEDILFVSFSSAMHSILPVDQHGKPLMRAMTWADNRSAEWTEVLKSEMNGHEIYLRTGTPIHPMSPLTKIMWLTRDQPELFQQTHKFISMKEYVFYKLFSEYVIDHSMASATGLMNLEKLDWDAEALHVAGITPEHLSRLVPTTHVLKHGLHPEYAKEMGIAVTTPFVIGASDGVLSNLGVNAIDPGVVAVTIGTSGAIRTVVDKPVTDPKGRFFCYALTEDAWVIGGPVNNGGVIFRWIRDEFAASEVETAKRLGIDSYEVLTRVAENVPPGSEGLLFHPYMTGERAPLWNPNARGSFFGLTLHHKKEHMIRAALEGVLFNLYTVMLAIEEKIGRPKKIQATGGFARSELWRQMMADIFDQDVIIPESIESSCLGAAVLGLYALGRIDSLSAVSGMIGSTHRHQPDPDSVRVYRELLPIFIRISRKFEEEYADIAAFQNKTMQG; encoded by the coding sequence ATGGCTTCTTCACCCTATATGATCGGCGTAGATATCGGCACGACCTCCACCAAGGCCGTCTTGTTCGAACAGAACGGAACCATTGTGGCTCAAGGCAGTGCCGATTATCCGCTGCACACCCCCACACCTGCGATTGCGGAGCAGGATGCGGAAGATATTTTCAAAGCAGTCATCGAGTCCGTTAAACAGGCCACTTCCAAAGCGGGAGTGAAGCCAGAGGACATCCTGTTTGTATCGTTCAGTTCGGCCATGCACAGCATTCTGCCTGTCGATCAACACGGCAAACCGCTGATGCGGGCCATGACTTGGGCAGATAATCGCAGTGCCGAGTGGACCGAAGTACTCAAATCGGAGATGAATGGTCACGAAATCTATCTGAGAACAGGTACGCCGATTCATCCGATGTCCCCTCTCACCAAGATCATGTGGCTCACCCGGGATCAACCGGAACTGTTCCAACAGACGCACAAATTCATATCCATGAAAGAATATGTCTTCTATAAATTATTTTCTGAATACGTCATCGACCACTCGATGGCCTCCGCCACCGGACTCATGAATCTGGAGAAACTCGACTGGGATGCAGAAGCGCTGCATGTGGCGGGCATTACGCCGGAACACTTGTCCCGATTGGTCCCAACCACACATGTGCTGAAACATGGATTGCACCCGGAATACGCCAAGGAGATGGGCATTGCGGTCACCACACCATTTGTCATCGGGGCCAGTGATGGCGTGCTCTCCAACCTGGGTGTTAACGCCATTGATCCGGGCGTCGTGGCCGTGACCATTGGTACCAGTGGAGCGATTCGTACAGTCGTAGATAAACCGGTGACCGATCCCAAAGGACGTTTCTTCTGTTATGCGCTCACGGAGGATGCCTGGGTCATTGGCGGACCGGTGAACAATGGTGGTGTTATTTTCCGTTGGATTCGGGACGAGTTTGCGGCTTCCGAGGTGGAAACGGCCAAGCGACTTGGCATTGATTCATATGAAGTGCTCACTCGTGTCGCAGAAAACGTACCTCCGGGTTCGGAAGGCCTTTTGTTCCATCCGTACATGACAGGTGAGCGGGCCCCGCTCTGGAATCCCAATGCACGCGGTTCGTTCTTCGGCCTGACGCTGCATCATAAGAAAGAACATATGATTCGCGCTGCGCTCGAAGGTGTGTTGTTTAACCTGTACACGGTCATGCTGGCAATCGAAGAAAAGATTGGCCGTCCGAAAAAAATTCAGGCGACAGGCGGCTTCGCCCGCTCTGAGTTGTGGCGCCAGATGATGGCCGATATTTTCGATCAGGATGTCATCATCCCCGAAAGTATCGAAAGCTCCTGTCTCGGCGCAGCCGTACTGGGCTTGTACGCCCTTGGCCGCATCGATTCCCTGAGCGCCGTCTCCGGCATGATCGGATCAACGCATCGGCACCAACCAGACCCGGACAGTGTCCGCGTGTACCGTGAACTGCTGCCGATCTTCATCCGCATCTCCCGCAAATTCGAAGAAGAGTATGCGGATATTGCTGCTTTTCAGAATAAGACGATGCAAGGGTAG
- a CDS encoding carbohydrate ABC transporter permease, with amino-acid sequence MYPFGKGKARLIPYLYLSIPLLLYVVFGFGPSLVTILFSFTDATGVRGQEWSFIGFENYKTFFGASNAGDRMDAIGRSLYFAFAVVIIQNAVGLFIAILINKKLRGDKLYRAVFFLPVVLGVTVSGLIWQLVANPLGGPAQSFLNFLGTSSNFFGDYNIAFELIIFVQIWMYMGYSMTIFLAGLQSIPSDLYEAGYMDGASGWKAFTNITFPMIAPAFTVNMLLSIIGALQTFDIIYVLTGGKFNTTTLAFDVYATAFGTGTADYGLASAVAMIQFLFVFTISMVALFYLRRREVEA; translated from the coding sequence ATGTATCCGTTTGGGAAAGGTAAGGCAAGACTTATTCCTTATCTGTATTTGAGCATTCCGTTGTTACTTTATGTCGTGTTTGGCTTCGGTCCATCACTTGTGACGATACTGTTTTCGTTTACAGATGCTACTGGTGTTCGGGGCCAGGAATGGAGTTTTATCGGCTTTGAAAACTATAAAACATTTTTTGGTGCATCCAATGCTGGAGACCGAATGGATGCTATTGGGCGATCCTTATACTTTGCGTTTGCTGTTGTGATCATACAAAATGCAGTGGGTTTGTTTATAGCGATTTTGATCAATAAAAAGCTTAGAGGCGATAAATTATATCGCGCGGTATTCTTTTTGCCAGTGGTGCTGGGGGTTACTGTGTCTGGACTCATTTGGCAACTCGTTGCAAATCCGCTGGGCGGACCAGCCCAGTCCTTTCTGAATTTCTTGGGTACCAGTTCCAACTTTTTTGGCGATTATAATATCGCCTTTGAACTGATTATTTTTGTTCAGATCTGGATGTACATGGGTTACTCCATGACGATTTTTCTTGCAGGTCTGCAGTCCATTCCGAGCGATCTGTATGAGGCGGGTTACATGGATGGTGCTTCGGGATGGAAAGCATTTACGAACATTACATTCCCCATGATTGCTCCTGCATTCACCGTTAACATGCTCTTGTCTATCATAGGGGCATTGCAAACCTTTGATATTATCTATGTACTTACAGGCGGCAAGTTCAATACAACGACGCTTGCGTTTGATGTTTATGCTACGGCATTTGGCACAGGAACGGCTGATTACGGTTTGGCTTCTGCTGTGGCGATGATTCAGTTTCTCTTTGTATTTACCATATCGATGGTCGCTTTATTTTACCTTCGCAGAAGAGAGGTGGAAGCGTAA